Proteins from a genomic interval of Panthera tigris isolate Pti1 chromosome A2, P.tigris_Pti1_mat1.1, whole genome shotgun sequence:
- the ING3 gene encoding inhibitor of growth protein 3 isoform X1 — translation MLYLEDYLEMIEQLPMDLRDRFTEMREMDLQVQNAMDQLEQRVSEFFMNAKKNKPEWREEQMASIKKDYYKALEDADEKVQLANQIYDLVDRHLRKLDQELAKFKMELEADNAGITEILERRSLELDTPSQPVNNHHAHSHTPVEKRKYNLTSHHTTTDHIPEKKFKSEALLSTLTSDASKENTLGCRNNNSTASSNNAYNVNSSQPLASYNIGSLSSGTGAGAITMAAAQAVQATAQMKEGRRTSSLKASYEAFKNNDFQLGKEFSMPRETAGYSSSSALMTTLTQNAGSSAADSRSGRKSKNNNKSSNQQSSSSSSSSSLSSCSSSSAVVQEMSQQTTVVPESDSNSQVDWTYDPNEPRYCICNQVSYGEMVGCDNQDCPIEWFHYGCVGLTEAPKGKWYCPQCTAAMKRRGSRHK, via the exons ATGTTGTACCTAGAGGACTATCTGGAAA TGATTGAACAGCTTCCAATGGACCTGCGGGACCGCTTCACTGAGATGCGCGAGATGGACCTGCAGGTGCAGA ATGCAATGGATCAACTAGAACAAAGAGTCAGTGAATTCTTtatgaatgcaaagaaaaataaaccggAGTGGAGAGAAGAACAAATGGCATCCATCAAAAAA gaTTACTATAAAGCTTTGGAAGATGCAGATGAGAAGGTACAGTTGGCAAACCAGATATATGACTTG GTAGATCGACACTTGAGAAAGCTGGATCAGGAACTGGCTAAGTTTAAGATGGAGCTGGAAGCTGATAATGCTGGAATTACAGAAATATTAGAGAGGC GATCTTTGGAATTAGATACTCCCTCACAGCCAGTGAACAATCACCATGCTCATTCACATACTCCAGTGGAAA aaaggaaatataatctGACTTCTCACCATACAACAACAGATCATATTCCTGAAAAGAAGTTTAAATCTGAAGCTCTTCTATCTACCCTTACATCAGATGCATCTAAGGAAAATACATTAG GGTGTCGAAATAACAATTCTACAGCCTCTTCCAACAATGCTTACAACGTGAATTCCTCCCAACCTCTGGCATCCTATAACATTGGCTCATTATCTTCAGGAACTGGTGCAGGGGCAATTACCATGGCCGCAGCTCAAGCCGTTCAAGCCACAGCTCAG ATGAAAGAGGGACGAAGAACATCAAGTCTAAAAGCCAGTTATGAAGCGTTTAAGAATAATGACTTTCAGCTGGGAAAAGAATTTTCAATGCCCAGAGAAACAGCTGGCTATTCATCATCTTCAGCACTCATGACTACATTAACACAGAACGCCGGTTCATCAGCAGCCGACTCACGGAGCGGGAGAAAGAGCAA AAACAACAACAAGTCTTCAAATCAgcagtcctcctcctcctcctcctcctcctctctgtcatCGTGTTCTTCTTCATCAGCCGTCGTCCAAGAGATGTCTCAACAGACAACAGTGGTACCAGAATCCGATTCAAACAGTCAGGTTGATTGGACTTACGACCCAAATGAACCACGATACTGCATTTGTAATCAG GTATCCTATGGTGAGATGGTGGGCTGTGATAACCAAGAT
- the ING3 gene encoding inhibitor of growth protein 3 isoform X2: protein MLYLEDYLEMIEQLPMDLRDRFTEMREMDLQVQNAMDQLEQRVSEFFMNAKKNKPEWREEQMASIKKDYYKALEDADEKVQLANQIYDLVDRHLRKLDQELAKFKMELEADNAGITEILERRSLELDTPSQPVNNHHAHSHTPVENHIPEKKFKSEALLSTLTSDASKENTLGCRNNNSTASSNNAYNVNSSQPLASYNIGSLSSGTGAGAITMAAAQAVQATAQMKEGRRTSSLKASYEAFKNNDFQLGKEFSMPRETAGYSSSSALMTTLTQNAGSSAADSRSGRKSKNNNKSSNQQSSSSSSSSSLSSCSSSSAVVQEMSQQTTVVPESDSNSQVDWTYDPNEPRYCICNQVSYGEMVGCDNQDCPIEWFHYGCVGLTEAPKGKWYCPQCTAAMKRRGSRHK from the exons ATGTTGTACCTAGAGGACTATCTGGAAA TGATTGAACAGCTTCCAATGGACCTGCGGGACCGCTTCACTGAGATGCGCGAGATGGACCTGCAGGTGCAGA ATGCAATGGATCAACTAGAACAAAGAGTCAGTGAATTCTTtatgaatgcaaagaaaaataaaccggAGTGGAGAGAAGAACAAATGGCATCCATCAAAAAA gaTTACTATAAAGCTTTGGAAGATGCAGATGAGAAGGTACAGTTGGCAAACCAGATATATGACTTG GTAGATCGACACTTGAGAAAGCTGGATCAGGAACTGGCTAAGTTTAAGATGGAGCTGGAAGCTGATAATGCTGGAATTACAGAAATATTAGAGAGGC GATCTTTGGAATTAGATACTCCCTCACAGCCAGTGAACAATCACCATGCTCATTCACATACTCCAGTGGAAA ATCATATTCCTGAAAAGAAGTTTAAATCTGAAGCTCTTCTATCTACCCTTACATCAGATGCATCTAAGGAAAATACATTAG GGTGTCGAAATAACAATTCTACAGCCTCTTCCAACAATGCTTACAACGTGAATTCCTCCCAACCTCTGGCATCCTATAACATTGGCTCATTATCTTCAGGAACTGGTGCAGGGGCAATTACCATGGCCGCAGCTCAAGCCGTTCAAGCCACAGCTCAG ATGAAAGAGGGACGAAGAACATCAAGTCTAAAAGCCAGTTATGAAGCGTTTAAGAATAATGACTTTCAGCTGGGAAAAGAATTTTCAATGCCCAGAGAAACAGCTGGCTATTCATCATCTTCAGCACTCATGACTACATTAACACAGAACGCCGGTTCATCAGCAGCCGACTCACGGAGCGGGAGAAAGAGCAA AAACAACAACAAGTCTTCAAATCAgcagtcctcctcctcctcctcctcctcctctctgtcatCGTGTTCTTCTTCATCAGCCGTCGTCCAAGAGATGTCTCAACAGACAACAGTGGTACCAGAATCCGATTCAAACAGTCAGGTTGATTGGACTTACGACCCAAATGAACCACGATACTGCATTTGTAATCAG GTATCCTATGGTGAGATGGTGGGCTGTGATAACCAAGAT